In Molothrus ater isolate BHLD 08-10-18 breed brown headed cowbird chromosome 7, BPBGC_Mater_1.1, whole genome shotgun sequence, one genomic interval encodes:
- the LOC118688952 gene encoding rac GTPase-activating protein 1-like — protein MLRQRCGRLLARLERGLQLLELGGSVEEDCIRIARCFEATRQRCCRLEQDGRRAREQLARVEAERAALEVKLKHARNQVEVEMKKRHRAEAELEKQERKLQLVLELLMREPWGNEALSREQCSVLSALAGRRLGAALAPSRRSSAVDESCQSLLSHSDISYDRTEDDVDVDMTLVRTLKRKAPDRQRVSLAPQVGPVVMAKRHRSSVVPHNAVSVPSMPPPAEVPGPADNLLPAVLVPQRRSRQGHRVSAHAELTTVWGTSEDLGCHAVGQESHTEGSSVGQPAPAPLPSPPRSLPAVQHKFTSKTVIRPEPCGVCGSRIRFGKTAIKCCQCQLLLHTKCREQCPSLCTPRPHHHAWPREGVLADFAPSTPPLVPTLVVQCVTEVEKRGLTETGLYRVPGAEQLVREWKRKLLRAGGALPALSTVTDIHVVCGVLKDFLRGLKEPLVTFSLHPAFLKAADIPDDAASDTALRHVVSKLPPANRDTLAFLMLHLLRVSHSPDCKMDVLNLSRVFGPTLVGYSSANPTPLAIMEDTPRQCKVVARLLSLPPSFWRGFVETEQENLVPMPALGCERAPFFQPIGSPEPKSGQLSPAGTCCLPSTLRSCVGKASRPPQGPTPRKVGRFFPSPV, from the exons ATGCTGCGGCAGCGTTGCGGGCGGCTCCTGGCCCGGCTGGAgcgggggctgcagctcctggagctcgGCGGCAGCGTGGAGGAAG ACTGCATCCGGATCGCTCGGTGCTTCGAGGCGACGCGCCAGAGATGCTGCCggctggagcaggatgggcGTCGTGCCCGCGAGCAGCTGGCCCGTGTGGAGGCCGAGCGGGCAGCGCTGGAGGTGAAGCTCAAGCACGCCCGAAACCAAGTGGAGGTGGAGATGAAGAAGCGGCACCgggcagaggctgagctggagaagCAG GAGCGAAAACTTCAGCTGGTCCTCGAGTTGCTGATGCGGGAACCATGGGGCAATGAGgcactgagcagggagcagtgctCTGTTCTCAGTGCCCTGGCTGGCCGGCGCCTTGGGGCAGCCTTGGCACCCAGCAGGAG GTCATCTGCAGTGGACGAGTCGTGCCagtccctcctgtcccactcGGATATCAGCTATGACCGCACTGAGGATGACGTG gATGTTGATATGACGCTGGTGCGGACCCTGAAGCGCAAAGCTCCGGACAGGCAG CGTGTGTCCCTGGCCCCTCAGGTTGGCCCTGTGGTGATGGCAAAGCGGCACCGTTCTTCTGTGGTACCCCATAATGCT GTGAGTGTCCCCTCTATGCCGCCTCCTGCTGAGGTCCCAGGCCCTGCTGACAACCTCCTGCCTGCTGTTCTGGTGCCTCAACGCCGCTCTCGCCAGGGACATCGTGTCTCTGCACATGCAG AGCTGACCACAGTTTGGGGCACCAGTGAAGATCTGGGCTGCcatgctgtggggcaggagagCCACACTGAGGGCAGCTCAGTGGGacagccagcaccagcccccTTGCCCTCACCCCCACGGAGTCTCCCAGCAGTCCAGCACAAGTTCACCTCCAAAACG GTGATCCGCCCTGAGCCTTGTGGTGTCTGTGGTTCCCGCATCCGCTTTGGGAAGACTGCCATCaagtgctgccagtgccagctgctgctgcacaccaaGTGTCGGGAGCAGTGCCCCAGCCTCTGCACGCCCAGGCCTCACCACCACGCCTGGCCCCGGGAG GGTGTGCTGGCTGACTTTGCGCCCTCCACGCCGCCCCTGGTGCCCACGCTGGTGGTGCAGTGTGTGACCGAGGTGGAGAAACGAGGCTTGACAGAG ACAGGGCTGTACCGGGTGCCAGGCGCGGAGCAGCTGGTGCGGGAGTGGAAGCGGAAGCTGCTGCGGGCTGGGGGAGCGctgcctgccctcagcactGTGACTGACATCCACGTGGTGTGCGGGGTGCTCAAGGACTTTCTGCGGGGACTCAAGGAACCACTGGTCACCTTCAGCCTCCACCCTGCCTTCCTGAAGGCTGCTG ACATCCCTGATGATGCTGCCAGTGACACAGCCCTGCGCCATGTGGTGAGCAAGCTGCCCCCAGCCAACAGGGATACCCTGGCCTTCCTCATGCTGCACCTGCTCAG GGTGTCACACAGCCCTGACTGCAAGATGGATGTGCTCAACCTGTCCCGTGTGTTTGGCCCTACACTGGTGGGATACAGCTCAGCCAACCCCACACCACTCGCCATCATGGAGGACACGCCTCGGCAGTGCAAG GTGGTGGCTCGTCTCCTTTCGCTGCCACCCAGCTTCTGGAGAGGCTTTGTGGAGACAGAGCAGGAGAACCTGGTGCCAatgccagccctgggatgtgAACGTG